Proteins encoded together in one Onychomys torridus chromosome 1, mOncTor1.1, whole genome shotgun sequence window:
- the Coro1a gene encoding coronin-1A → MSRQVVRSSKFRHVFGQPAKADQCYEDVRVSQTTWDSGFCAVNPKFMALICEASGGGAFLVLPLGKTGRVDKNVPLVCGHTAPVLDIAWCPHNDNVIASGSEDCTVMVWEIPDGGLVLPLREPVVTLEGHTKRVGIVAWHPTAQNVLLSAGCDNVILVWDVGTGAAVLTLGADVHPDTIYSVDWSRDGALICTSCRDKRVRIIEPRKGTVVAEKDRPHEGTRPVHAVFVSEGKILTTGFSRMSERQVALWDTKHLEEPLSLQELDTSSGVLLPFFDPDTNIVYLCGKGDSSIRYFEITSEAPFLHYLSMFSSKESQRGMGYMPKRGLEVNKCEIARFYKLHERKCEPIAMTVPRKSDLFQEDLYPPTAGPDPALTAEEWLGGRDAGPLLISLKDGYVPPKSRELRVNRGLDSVRKRATPEASGTPSSDTVSRLEEEMRNLQATVQELQKRMDRLEETVQAK, encoded by the exons ATGAGCCGGCAGGTGGTTCGCTCCAGCAAATTCCGCCACGTGTTTGGACAGCCAGCCAAAGCTGACCAGTGCTATGAGGATGTGCGAGTCTCACAGACCACTTGGGACAGTGGCTTCTGTGCTGTCAACCCCAAGTTCATGGCTCTGATCTGTGAGGCCAGTGGGGGAGGGGCCTTCCTGGTGCTACCCCTAGGCAAG ACTGGACGAGTGGACAAGAACGTGCCCCTGGTTTGTGGCCACACTGCCCCTGTGCTAGATATCGCCTGGTGCCCGCACAATGACAATGTCATCGCCAGTGGCTCTGAGGACTGCACAGTTATG GTGTGGGAGATCCCTGATGGGGGCCTCGTGCTGCCCCTGCGGGAGCCTGTCGTCACCCTAGAGGGCCACACCAAGCGGGTGGGCATCGTGGCCTGGCACCCCACAGCCCAGAATGTACTGCTCAGTGCAG GTTGTGACAATGTGATCCTGGTGTGGGATGTGGGCACTGGAGCAGCTGTGCTGACGCTGGGCGCGGATGTGCACCCAGACACAATCTACAGTGTGGACTGGAGCCGGGACGGTGCTCTCATCTGCACCTCCTGCCGAGACAAGCGTGTTCGCATCATTGAGCCTCGAAAAGGCACTGTTGTGGCT GAAAAGGACCGTCCTCATGAGGGAACTCGGCCAGTGCACGCTGTGTTTGTGTCAGAAGGAAAAATTCTAACAACCGGTTTCAGCCGCATGAGTGAGCGGCAGGTGGCGCTGTGGGACACA AAGCACCTGGAAGAGCCACTGTCCCTGCAGGAGCTGGACACAAGCAGCGGAGTCCTGCTGCCTTTTTTTGACCCTGACACCAACATTGTCTACCTCTGTGGCAAG GGTGACAGCTCTATCCGGTATTTTGAGATCACTTCTGAGGCTCCGTTCCTGCACTATCTTTCCATGTTCAGTTCCAAGGAGTCTCAGCGTGGTATGGGCTACATGCCTAAACGTGGCCTGGAAGTGAATAAGTGTGAGATTGCCAG aTTCTATAAGCTTCACGAGCGGAAATGTGAGCCCATTGCCATGACAGTACCTAGAAAG TCGGACCTGTTCCAGGAGGATCTGTACCCACCCACTGCAGGACCGGACCCTGCCCTCACAGCTGAGGAGTGGCTAGGTGGTCGGGATGCTGGCCCCCTCCTCATCTCTCTCAAGGATGGCTACGTGCCCCCAAAGAGCCGGGAGCTGAGAGTCAACAGGGGCCTGGACAGTGTCCGCAAGAGAGCCACACCAGAGGCCAGCGGCACTCCCAGCTCG GACACTGTGTCACggctggaggaagagatgaggaaTCTGCAGGCCACGGTGCAGGAGCTACAGAAGCGCATGGACAGGTTGGAGGAGACTGTTCAGGCCAAGTAG